The following nucleotide sequence is from Sphingomonas swuensis.
TCCTCCCACTGCTCGAGCCGCGAGAAGAGCATCCGCTCGCCGCGATCGGGCTTGCGCAATCGCTGCCCGACCAGCCCGGCCCAACCCCAGCCAAGTCGCTGCAGGGTCATGTTCACGGTCCAGGCGCCCTCGCGCTCGGGCCACCCGTCGTTGCCGACGACTTCCAGCAGCCGCTCGGCGATCACCGGCAGCAGCGCCGCCGCGGCCGCATCGTCAGCCGGCTCCGCAAGCCCTAACCAGCCCGCGAAGCCGGCCACCGTCGGGACCACGAAGCGGGCCGGATGAACGAAGGCGAACAGTTCGAGAAGGTCGAGCCCACTGACCTCGGCAAAACCGAGCCGCTGGCCCGTCAGCGGAGCGTTCAGCAAAAGGTGCGGCGTGTCCGAAACGGCCCGGATCGCCTCGCCGCGCGACGCCTCGCGCACGCCGTCGCGCCCGACCAGCCAGATACCGGCATGGCTCGCGTGAAGCGCGGGAAGGAAGAAGGACGACGCCACTTGGCCTCATGTGGCGGCAGGGGAACGAAAGGGCAACGAGGAAGCGGCGAATGGATGGTCGCCAGGGCTCTACTTGTCCTGGGTGCGGACGAGTCGCATCCGCTCGACCTCCCCCGCACCCGCCTTGCTCGCGTAGATCTCGCTTCTGGTGGGTCCTTTCGGCCCTGCCGGGTCGATCCAGAGATCGTGCTGGTGCGACTCGGTTGCCGCGTCGAGGTCGGTGATGTCCCGCAATGCGAAGTGAAGACCGTTCTTGTCCCTTCCGTGGAGCGCGAGTCGCGGCTGGTTGCCCTGCGGGCAGTAATGGGTGGCGATCAGCGCCGCGCCGTCGCGATGGTAGAGCGTCAGCGAATGCGGCTTGCCGCGCGCTTCCCAGCTTTCGACCAGCACCGAACCGCGCGCCGTCAGGTAGAAGCGGATGCGCAAGGGGCTGGCCGGATCGTCCGCCGGTCGCCACTCGCCCACCATCGCCTTGAGCTGGGAGAAGGCCTCTTCGGCATTGACCGCCGTCTTCGCTTCCGGCGTCGGAGTGGGAACGGCACCGGCGAGCTGCAGGGCGATCAGCAAGGCGTTCAACGTCGTCATGTCCTCTCCCGTCGCGCGGCATGATGCGGCCAGCCACTCGGCTCCGCAACCAAGCCATGCTCCCCCTTGCCTTCGCACCTGCAACATGTGCATTCGCGCGCCATGACCGACGACGCCATCCGCCAGGCCGCCCTCGCCAACAAGACCTGGGTCTATGAGGAAGCCCGCAAGCTCGTCGCCCGCTATCCCGACGGCAAGCCGAACGGCGAAGCGGTCGTATTCGAGACGGGCTATGGTCCCTCGGGCCTGCCGCACATCGGCACCTTCACCGAGGTCCTTCGCACCACCTGGGTCCGCCGCGCCTACGAAGTGCTGACCGGCGGAAGGGTGCCGACCCGGCTGATCGCCTTCAGCGACGACATGGACGGGCTGCGCAAGGTCCCCGGCAACATCCCCAATGGCGAGGTCCTCGAAGGTGCGCTCGGCAAGCCGCTGACCAAGGTCCCCGACCCGTTCGGCTGTCACCCGAGCTTCGCGCACCACAATAACGAGCTTCTTCGCCAGTTCCTCGACCGCTTCGGCTTCGACTATGAGTTCGTCAGCGCGACCGATGCCTACACGTCGGGCCGCTTCGACGACGCGCTGCGCCAGGTGCTTCGCCACTTCGACGACATCCTCGGAGTCATGCTGCCGACCCTGCGCGAGGAGCGCCGGTTGACCTATTCGCCGGTCCTTCCCGTCTCGCCCACCACCGGCCGGGTCCTCCAGGTGCCCGTCCGCGTGGTCGATGCCGAAGCGGGCACCATCGCCTTCACCGACGAGGATGGCAGCGAGGTCGTCCAGTCGGCGCTCGGCGGGCGCTCCAAGCTGCAATGGAAGGTCGACTGGGCGATGCGCTGGGTGGCGCTCGGGGTGGACTATGAGATGGCCGGCAAGGACCTGATCGACTCGACGATCCAGTCGGGCAAGATCGCGCGCATCCTCGGTCGCCGTCCGCCCGAGGGCTTCAACTACGAGATGTTCCTCGACGAAAAGGGCGAGAAGATCTCCAAGACCAAGGGCAACGGCCTGACGCTAGACGACTGGCTGAAGTATGGCGGCGAGCGGAGCCTCGAATTCTACCTCTTCCGTGAGCCGAAGAAGGCCAAGAACCTTCACCTCGGGCTGATTCCGCGCGCGATCGACGATTACTGGCAATTCCGCGGCCGCTGGCCCGAGCAGCCGGTCGAGCAGCGCCTCGGCAATCCGGTGCATCACATCCACGGTGGGGCGGTGCCCGAGCCCTCGACCCTGCCGCTGTCCTTCGGGCTTCTGCTCAACCTCGCTTCGCTTCCCGGCGTGGCCGACAAGGACACCGCCTGGCGCTTCGTCCAGCGCTACGCGCCGGAAACCTCTCCCGAGCGCGATCCCGAGCTCGACGAGCTGATCGGCCTCGCCGTCACCTATGCGCGCGACTTCGTGGTGCCGGGCCTTCAGCGCCGGGCGCCGACCGCAACCGAGACGGCGGCGCTGCAGGACCTCGATGCCTTCCTCGCTGATCTCGCGCCGGATACGCCCGCGGACGAAATCCAGAATGGCGTCTTCGAGGTCGGCAAGCGCCACTATGGCAAGGAAGCACTGCGCGACTGGTTCCAGGCCGCCTATGAGACCCTGCTGGGCTCAAGTCAGGGACCCCGGCTTGGCAGCTTCATCGCCCTCTACGGCATCGACAACAGCCGCCGCCTGATCGCCGAGGCGCTCGCCGCCTGAGCCGGCGCT
It contains:
- a CDS encoding lysine--tRNA ligase, producing MTDDAIRQAALANKTWVYEEARKLVARYPDGKPNGEAVVFETGYGPSGLPHIGTFTEVLRTTWVRRAYEVLTGGRVPTRLIAFSDDMDGLRKVPGNIPNGEVLEGALGKPLTKVPDPFGCHPSFAHHNNELLRQFLDRFGFDYEFVSATDAYTSGRFDDALRQVLRHFDDILGVMLPTLREERRLTYSPVLPVSPTTGRVLQVPVRVVDAEAGTIAFTDEDGSEVVQSALGGRSKLQWKVDWAMRWVALGVDYEMAGKDLIDSTIQSGKIARILGRRPPEGFNYEMFLDEKGEKISKTKGNGLTLDDWLKYGGERSLEFYLFREPKKAKNLHLGLIPRAIDDYWQFRGRWPEQPVEQRLGNPVHHIHGGAVPEPSTLPLSFGLLLNLASLPGVADKDTAWRFVQRYAPETSPERDPELDELIGLAVTYARDFVVPGLQRRAPTATETAALQDLDAFLADLAPDTPADEIQNGVFEVGKRHYGKEALRDWFQAAYETLLGSSQGPRLGSFIALYGIDNSRRLIAEALAA